One genomic window of Undibacterium cyanobacteriorum includes the following:
- a CDS encoding CoA-binding protein gives MHTLNESEIDALLNTAKVIAIVGLSNKPERDSFKVAQYLQEQGYTVLGVNPVLAGQSIEGVACFVDLAAAKQVYPQIDIVDCFRKSEEIPAIVTEVQNLGLPMIWMQLGVIHEEAAEAAAKAGIAVVMDRCTKIEHKRMVAAVQAE, from the coding sequence ATGCACACTCTCAATGAATCTGAAATCGATGCGCTCTTAAACACCGCAAAAGTGATAGCGATTGTTGGACTGTCGAATAAGCCTGAGCGCGATAGTTTCAAGGTGGCGCAATATCTGCAAGAGCAGGGCTACACCGTGCTCGGTGTGAATCCTGTATTGGCGGGGCAGAGTATTGAAGGCGTCGCCTGTTTTGTGGATCTAGCGGCGGCGAAACAAGTCTATCCGCAGATCGACATCGTTGATTGTTTTCGAAAGTCTGAAGAGATTCCTGCAATCGTCACCGAAGTGCAGAATTTAGGACTGCCTATGATTTGGATGCAGCTCGGTGTGATCCATGAAGAGGCGGCTGAAGCGGCCGCGAAAGCTGGCATTGCGGTGGTGATGGATCGATGTACTAAGATCGAACACAAACGCATGGTGGCGGCAGTTCAAGCTGAATAA